Genomic DNA from Mycobacterium stomatepiae:
TTCAAGCCGTTGATGGTTTCGTCGATGTAGTCCGAGAGGCGCGCGTCGAACACATGGTTGTAGTAGCCGCGGACGAGTTGCGGTTTCTTGGTGGGGAGGGCCACATGGCCCATGCCGCCTGCGCCGGTGACGAATCCACTGCCCGGCACGTCCAGGGACAGCGGCGCGGTGCGCGCGGTGGTGTAGATCTCCTGGCCGAGACCGTTGGGGCCGGGGAACCGCAGGAAGCGCTCGACCCCGCGGAGCTTCGCCTCTTCGTCGGTGCCCTCGAGGGCAGGCACGCCGTGGTCGGCGACGCGCCGACTGATTTCGTCGAACGTCGCGTGGCCGTCGAGCTGCCAACCCAGCGCGACCACGTCCTCGGCCGGTCCCCGCCGCAGCAGCACGCGACATTCGTTGTCGTCGAGGCGGAATCGAACCGTGTCGGGAGCCATGTCGTCGAGGTGCATGCCGATCGCGTCGCGGCCGAAGCGCTTCCAATCGCTGATCTTGTTGGTTTCAATCACGACGTAACCCAGGTGCACGCTTCCGAACACCGAAAGTGGTTGTGTGGTAGTCATCCTGGATCCTCAGCTTTTCAGGAACGCGGAGGTGACCGCGTTGAACAAGTCGGCACGCTCCCACTGGACCCAGTGTCCGGTGTTGGCGGCGAGCAGGACGTCGGCGTTGGGCAGCCGGTCGGCCAGCATTGCGGCGCCGCTGGGTTTGTTGACCTTGTCGTCGCGCCCCCAGACGATCAACGTCGGCGTCGAGAGACTGACGAGCCTGCGGTCGCGGGTGAAGTCCATCCGCCACAGGGTGCGCAACCCGGACGGGCGTTGTAGGGGCGGGTTGGCGACGACCTCGGGATCGATCGATGCCTCGTAACGGGATTCGATCAGCGAGTCGGGCACCGCGACCGCATCATACACCAGGTACGAGCGGATGAAGGTGCGCAGCTTCTCGAGGCTCGGTCCCTCACCCCGGTAGTAGCCCAGCAGATTTTTCAGGCCGGCGCTGGGGAGCCCCCGGCTTGTCCCGACGCCTCCGGGACCCATCAGCACGAGTTTGTTCACTCGGTACGGGGTGTCCAGCGCGAGCCGCAGCGCGCAGGATCCGCCGTAGGAGTTACCGACCAGGTGCGCGCTGTCGATGCCGAGCTCGTCGAGCATCCCCCGGATGTGATCGGCGAGGTATCCGAACGGATCTCGCCGGTCGACACCCTTGGTGGAGCGGCCGTAGCCGGGCATGTCGGGAACGATGACCCGGAAGTTCTCGGCGAGTGGCTCGATGTTGCGCGTGTAGTTCGACACGCCCGACGCGCCCGGTCCGCCGCCGTGCAACAGCACCACGGCGGGGCCGCTGCCGGTCTCGGCGACGAAGATTTCTCTCCCGTTGACCCGGACGCTGCGTTCCGTGAGTGTGGCGGTAGTCATGTTGTCTCCCTTACGAGTTGAAGCCGGCCGGTGGCGGTGGCAGTGGTTGGCGGTCAGTGGCGCCGGCGTAGACGAAGCCGTCGGGCCGAACAGCCACCGCAGCGGCGCCCTTCTTGTTCAGCCAGGCGCTCAGCACTCCCTCGCTGTCGACGACGGAGTCGGCACGCGGGACGCTGCCGGGCGGGGCGACTTGCAAGACCGGCACGCCCGCGGCCCGCCAGTCCGGGCATTCGGATCGGCCGCCGGTGTGCAGCACGGTCCAGCGGCCGCCGACCACGTCATCGAGGCGCACGCTGTCGCCTTTTTCATCGAAGACCCAAGGCTGCGGGATGAGCCAGCCGACGGCCCGGTTCCCGTTGCGCGCGAGCAGACCGTCTCGGTAGCGGGCGTCGGGTAGCCAGCGGTGATTGCGCAGCCACGTCGTGAAGTACGGCACCTTGCTGGCGGCGCGAAACAAGTGATTGCGGGCCGCCGCCCGGAACCGGTTGCGCTCGATGATCAGCTTGCCGGTCTTGACCGCGCGATCGGTTACTTCTTTTACGTGCGGCAGCCGCTCGCACTGATAGCTGTCGAGCACGGCTTCCGGTAGCGAGCCGTTCAACACGGCCCCCAACTTCCAGCACAGGTTTGCCACATCGCGCACGCCGGCGCACATGCCCTGGCCGATCCATGGGGGCATAGCGTGTGCGGCGTCGCCGGCCAGGAATACCCGGCCCACCCGCCACCGGTCAGCGAATCGGACGTGGTGGCTGTAGCAGGCGAAGCCGAGGATCTGCACGTTCTCCGGCGATATCCCCTGGCGGCGCAGCACCTTCCAGATCGCGTCGTCCGACAGCAGATCGCGCTCATCCTCCTCATCGCGCACCGGAAACTCCCAGCGATGGTGTCCTAGCGGAGTGGGGCAGTCCACAGTGGGCCGCTCAGGGTTGCAATGGAAGCGAAGCCGATCATGGCCCGGCCACTCCTTGAGCACTTTCGTGTCGATGACGATCCAACGCTCGGCGTAGGTGCGACCGCTGAACCCGACACCCAACTGCGCGCGAGTGGCGCTGGAACCGCCGTCGGCGGCGATCACGTAGGACG
This window encodes:
- a CDS encoding VOC family protein, encoding MTTTQPLSVFGSVHLGYVVIETNKISDWKRFGRDAIGMHLDDMAPDTVRFRLDDNECRVLLRRGPAEDVVALGWQLDGHATFDEISRRVADHGVPALEGTDEEAKLRGVERFLRFPGPNGLGQEIYTTARTAPLSLDVPGSGFVTGAGGMGHVALPTKKPQLVRGYYNHVFDARLSDYIDETINGLKLKIRFLRVNERHHSVAIASVNALPINPIRTRVQHVNLQVASLDDMVTSYQRVKELGFGTALSVGQHTNDKELSYYALTPSGFEWEVGWNPIVVDESTWSPTTHQGISIWGHQPEGQTVIDKLNQFAVTARSVLQREDTVAALCAPGIADD
- a CDS encoding bifunctional 3-(3-hydroxy-phenyl)propionate/3-hydroxycinnamic acid hydroxylase, with translation MTERKTYDVAVVGYGPVGCTAANLLGQLGLNVVVVERDPDIYARARAISTDEEVVRIWQQVGLADRLNADMLPGCGAAFVDANGVPFVRLMPISRGNGHPPQQFIYQPALEKVLRDGVDRFPNVSVLLKHECLRLVQKDDHVELLLANLTTDQLRRIRASYVIAADGGSSATRAQLGVGFSGRTYAERWIVIDTKVLKEWPGHDRLRFHCNPERPTVDCPTPLGHHRWEFPVRDEEDERDLLSDDAIWKVLRRQGISPENVQILGFACYSHHVRFADRWRVGRVFLAGDAAHAMPPWIGQGMCAGVRDVANLCWKLGAVLNGSLPEAVLDSYQCERLPHVKEVTDRAVKTGKLIIERNRFRAAARNHLFRAASKVPYFTTWLRNHRWLPDARYRDGLLARNGNRAVGWLIPQPWVFDEKGDSVRLDDVVGGRWTVLHTGGRSECPDWRAAGVPVLQVAPPGSVPRADSVVDSEGVLSAWLNKKGAAAVAVRPDGFVYAGATDRQPLPPPPAGFNS
- a CDS encoding alpha/beta fold hydrolase, coding for MTTATLTERSVRVNGREIFVAETGSGPAVVLLHGGGPGASGVSNYTRNIEPLAENFRVIVPDMPGYGRSTKGVDRRDPFGYLADHIRGMLDELGIDSAHLVGNSYGGSCALRLALDTPYRVNKLVLMGPGGVGTSRGLPSAGLKNLLGYYRGEGPSLEKLRTFIRSYLVYDAVAVPDSLIESRYEASIDPEVVANPPLQRPSGLRTLWRMDFTRDRRLVSLSTPTLIVWGRDDKVNKPSGAAMLADRLPNADVLLAANTGHWVQWERADLFNAVTSAFLKS